A window of the Henckelia pumila isolate YLH828 chromosome 3, ASM3356847v2, whole genome shotgun sequence genome harbors these coding sequences:
- the LOC140892690 gene encoding probable glycosyltransferase At5g03795 isoform X1: MTDSSSKLVYFVIFPLILLCGLVIILNQKPSSWLPSSSSAISKKGVKPSDVSGPSPAAAPEVDQPPPQMTENQYTREFSDLEKVEGGLARARATIQEARRNNETSYDPDYVPTGPVYRDPISFHRSYIEMESLFKIYVYEDGEPPLFHYSKSLGILGIEGILIHQLEISRFRTGDPRQAHVYFVPISMQSVATFAYERGNRAWSPLQNVASDYVNLIATKYPYWNRTLGHDHFILACHDWGPTISHGVPYLYKNSIRVLCNANITEGFKLSTDVSMPEIYLPDGTMDGLIGGPGPTERSVLVFYAGGIHGDIRQALMEKWKDKDPDVRIHEYLPRNVSYYGMFRKSKYCICPSGWEVASPRMVEALYMGCVPVLLKDNYAKPFDDVLDWGTFSVDVQVNEIADLKKILTAIPAGKYMEMQRVGVIVRRHFEVNFPPKRFDVFHMILHSVWLRRINIQLNDAHET, translated from the exons ATGACGGATTCATCTTCGAAGCTTGTGTATTTTGTAATATTTCCCCTGATTTTGCTATGTGGGCTTGTGATTATACTGAACCAGAAGCCTTCTAGCTGGCTCCCATCATCATCTTCTGCAATATCGAAGAAAGGAGTGAAGCCTTCAGACGTTAGTGGGCCGTCTCCGGCCGCTGCGCCTGAGGTGGATCAGCCACCACCG CAGATGACGGAGAATCAATACACGAGAGAATTCAGCGATTTGGAGAAGGTGGAGGGCGGTCTAGCTCGAGCTCGGGCAACAATTCAAGAAGCTCGACGAAACAACGAAACGTCGTATGATCCAGACTATGTTCCCACTGGCCCTGTGTATAGAGATCCCATATCTTTTCACAG GAGCTACATAGAAATGGAGAGCTTGTTCAAAATATACGTGTACGAAGATGGGGAGCCACCTCTGTTCCATTACAGCAAGAGCCTTGGGATTCTTGGCATTGAAGGTATACTCATTCATCAACTTGAAATCAGCCGATTCCGCACCGGAGATCCTAGACAGGCACATGTTTATTTCGTGCCAATAAGTATGCAATCCGTAGCCACGTTCGCGTATGAGCGAGGCAACCGTGCTTGGAGTCCGTTGCAGAACGTAGCAAGTGATTATGTGAATCTCATAGCGACCAAGTATCCTTACTGGAATCGAACACTCGGGCACGATCATTTCATTCTTGCTTGCCATGATTGG GGACCGACTATTTCTCATGGCGTGCCTTACCTATACAAGAACTCGATTCGAGTTCTATGTAATGCGAACATTACAGAAGGATTCAAGCTCTCCACTGATGTCTCCATGCCAGAGATATATCTCCCCGATGGCACGATGGATGGGCTGATAGGGGGACCGGGGCCTACAGAGCGTTCTGTTCTAGTTTTCTACGCTGGCGGCATCCATGGTGACATTAGGCAAGCTCTAATGGAGAAGTGGAAAGATAAAGATCCAGACGTGCGCATCCACGAGTACCTACCGAGGAACGTGTCTTACTACGGAATGTTCCGGAAGAGCAAGTATTGCATCTGTCCCAGTGGATGGGAAGTAGCTAGCCCAAGAATGGTGGAAGCCCTGTACATGGGATGCGTCCCTGTGCTACTCAAGGACAATTATGCTAAACCGTTTGACGACGTTTTGGATTGGGGCACATTTTCGGTTGATGTTCAGGTGAATGAGATTGCTGATCTGAAGAAGATTTTAACTGCCATTCCTGCAGGTAAGTACATGGAAATGCAAAGGGTGGGTGTTATAGTAAGGAGACATTTCGAGGTTAATTTTCCGCCGAAACGGTTCGACGTTTTTCATATGATCCTCCATTCGGTGTGGCTGAGGAGGATAAATATTCAGCTTAATGATGCACATGAAACTTGA
- the LOC140892690 gene encoding probable glycosyltransferase At5g03795 isoform X2, with the protein MTDSSSKLVYFVIFPLILLCGLVIILNQKPSSWLPSSSSAISKKGVKPSDVSGPSPAAAPEVDQPPPMTENQYTREFSDLEKVEGGLARARATIQEARRNNETSYDPDYVPTGPVYRDPISFHRSYIEMESLFKIYVYEDGEPPLFHYSKSLGILGIEGILIHQLEISRFRTGDPRQAHVYFVPISMQSVATFAYERGNRAWSPLQNVASDYVNLIATKYPYWNRTLGHDHFILACHDWGPTISHGVPYLYKNSIRVLCNANITEGFKLSTDVSMPEIYLPDGTMDGLIGGPGPTERSVLVFYAGGIHGDIRQALMEKWKDKDPDVRIHEYLPRNVSYYGMFRKSKYCICPSGWEVASPRMVEALYMGCVPVLLKDNYAKPFDDVLDWGTFSVDVQVNEIADLKKILTAIPAGKYMEMQRVGVIVRRHFEVNFPPKRFDVFHMILHSVWLRRINIQLNDAHET; encoded by the exons ATGACGGATTCATCTTCGAAGCTTGTGTATTTTGTAATATTTCCCCTGATTTTGCTATGTGGGCTTGTGATTATACTGAACCAGAAGCCTTCTAGCTGGCTCCCATCATCATCTTCTGCAATATCGAAGAAAGGAGTGAAGCCTTCAGACGTTAGTGGGCCGTCTCCGGCCGCTGCGCCTGAGGTGGATCAGCCACCACCG ATGACGGAGAATCAATACACGAGAGAATTCAGCGATTTGGAGAAGGTGGAGGGCGGTCTAGCTCGAGCTCGGGCAACAATTCAAGAAGCTCGACGAAACAACGAAACGTCGTATGATCCAGACTATGTTCCCACTGGCCCTGTGTATAGAGATCCCATATCTTTTCACAG GAGCTACATAGAAATGGAGAGCTTGTTCAAAATATACGTGTACGAAGATGGGGAGCCACCTCTGTTCCATTACAGCAAGAGCCTTGGGATTCTTGGCATTGAAGGTATACTCATTCATCAACTTGAAATCAGCCGATTCCGCACCGGAGATCCTAGACAGGCACATGTTTATTTCGTGCCAATAAGTATGCAATCCGTAGCCACGTTCGCGTATGAGCGAGGCAACCGTGCTTGGAGTCCGTTGCAGAACGTAGCAAGTGATTATGTGAATCTCATAGCGACCAAGTATCCTTACTGGAATCGAACACTCGGGCACGATCATTTCATTCTTGCTTGCCATGATTGG GGACCGACTATTTCTCATGGCGTGCCTTACCTATACAAGAACTCGATTCGAGTTCTATGTAATGCGAACATTACAGAAGGATTCAAGCTCTCCACTGATGTCTCCATGCCAGAGATATATCTCCCCGATGGCACGATGGATGGGCTGATAGGGGGACCGGGGCCTACAGAGCGTTCTGTTCTAGTTTTCTACGCTGGCGGCATCCATGGTGACATTAGGCAAGCTCTAATGGAGAAGTGGAAAGATAAAGATCCAGACGTGCGCATCCACGAGTACCTACCGAGGAACGTGTCTTACTACGGAATGTTCCGGAAGAGCAAGTATTGCATCTGTCCCAGTGGATGGGAAGTAGCTAGCCCAAGAATGGTGGAAGCCCTGTACATGGGATGCGTCCCTGTGCTACTCAAGGACAATTATGCTAAACCGTTTGACGACGTTTTGGATTGGGGCACATTTTCGGTTGATGTTCAGGTGAATGAGATTGCTGATCTGAAGAAGATTTTAACTGCCATTCCTGCAGGTAAGTACATGGAAATGCAAAGGGTGGGTGTTATAGTAAGGAGACATTTCGAGGTTAATTTTCCGCCGAAACGGTTCGACGTTTTTCATATGATCCTCCATTCGGTGTGGCTGAGGAGGATAAATATTCAGCTTAATGATGCACATGAAACTTGA